Proteins from one Gossypium raimondii isolate GPD5lz chromosome 8, ASM2569854v1, whole genome shotgun sequence genomic window:
- the LOC105793758 gene encoding ankyrin repeat-containing protein BDA1 — translation MNDSLREAAATGNIDAFYALIQKDPYMLERIDHIPFIDTPLHIAATEGQIKLAMEMMNLKPSFARKLSQDGFSPMHLAFRNRHTELLLRLLKTDKDLVRVKGREGMTPFHCAAAMGNSNLLFHFLEACPECIEDVTVRDETALHLALKNDHLEAFNLLTGWLQSNRRRGANELEKKVINWRDDDGNTVLHIAAIKEQHQALKMLLYVGKYLDVTAKNSDGLTSREIIEKVERRGLNMSDATATKIKHIKKGTHWHKRRLTMLVRARNGLSGDMINATLVVATLVITAVYQSSLSPPRGVWQGDNNSIPTTNSNTLQILDDNYNKSRFKHLLGEETRKTGTTVMNPDMYYGFWVYNLIAYGLPVLLTVFLLSNVPRLLLIPLYYLSVSYFYSMTIISPSSFWVDVNYILANVTAAIPFALLFGVIRLWMSPNYKEFRQLHRLLRTGIYMPTTVTVTNSTLCVSNTVTVTVIDSALCVLNIVTVTVTVTATITDY, via the exons ATGAATGATAGCTTGAGAGAAGCAGCTGCAACAGGAAATATTGATGCCTTTTATGCTTTAATTCAAAAGGATCCGTACATGTTGGAGCGCATTGACCACATTCCTTTCATTGATACTCCACTTCACATAGCTGCAACTGAAGGCCAAATTAAGCTGGCAATGGAGATGATGAACTTGAAGCCTTCGTTTGCTAGGAAGCTAAGCCAAGATGGATTTAGCCCCATGCACTTGGCCTTCAGAAACCGCCACACCGAGCTACTGCTTCGACTCTTGAAGACCGATAAAGATCTGGTTCGAGTCAAAGGAAGGGAAGGGATGACTCCTTTCCATTGTGCAGCCGCAATGGGGAACTCTAATCTTTTATTCCACTTCCTCGAAGCTTGCCCTGAATGCATTGAAGATGTGACGGTTCGAGACGAGACTGCGTTACATCTTGCTTTGAAAAACGATCACCTCGAAGCGTTTAATCTCTTAACCGGATGGCTTCAAAGTAATCGTCGTAGAGGAGCCAATGAATTGGAAAAGAAGGTTATCAATTGGAGAGATGATGATGGCAACACTGTGTTACACATTGCAGCTATAAAGGAACAACACCAG GCActaaaaatgttattatatgtcGGGAAATACTTAGACGTAACAGCTAAGAACTCAGATGGTTTAACAAGTCGAGAAATCATAGAAAAGGTCGAAAGAAGAGGTTTGAACATGAGTGACGCCACCGCCACCAAGATTAAACACATTAAGAAAGGAACCCATTGGCATAAAAGAAGATTAACAATGTTGGTTCGTGCAAGAAACGGGTTGTCGGGGGACATGATCAACGCAACGTTGGTGGTTGCGACGCTAGTTATAACAGCAGTTTACCAATCATCTTTAAGCCCACCGAGAGGTGTTTGGCAAGGTGATAATAACAGTATCCCCACCACCAACTCAAATACTCTTCAAATCTTAGACGACAATTACAATAAATCCAGATTCAAACACCTGTTGGGTGAAGAAACAAGGAAAACCGGTACAACAGTGATGAATCCCGACATGTATTATGGGTTTTGGGTTTATAATCTTATAGCATATGGCTTGCCGGTTCTTCTAACAGTTTTTCTCCTCTCCAATGTTCCTCGTTTACTCCTGATCCCGCTTTATTATCTGAGCGTCTCCTACTTTTATTCGATGACAATAATATCACCCTCGTCGTTTTGGGTAGACGTTAATTATATTCTTGCCAATGTAACCGCTGCTATCCCCTTTGCCCTACTTTTCGGAGTCATCCGCTTATGGATGTCACCAAACTACAAGGAATTCAGACAATTACATAGACTTCTCCGTACTG GCATTTATATGCCGACTACTGTTACTGTTACCAATTCgacactttgtgtgtcgaatactGTTACCGTTACTGTTATAGATTCagcactttgtgtgttgaatattgttactgttactgttactgttactgCTACCATTACTGATTACTaa